A region of Nitrospinota bacterium DNA encodes the following proteins:
- a CDS encoding response regulator, whose protein sequence is MPVDIASLKFLIVDDSKFMRSVEKHALEGIGATSITEAGTGRETVEKLATEVFDVLILDMMLPDMSGIQALQAGKAAGLNKDIHVIMVTGESDKDTVQKAIKLGVKGYIIKTLTTEDLGEKVRGNLERLYTPKPPSQD, encoded by the coding sequence ATGCCGGTAGATATAGCCAGTTTAAAATTCCTTATAGTTGACGACAGCAAGTTCATGCGGAGTGTCGAAAAACATGCCTTGGAGGGCATCGGCGCCACAAGCATAACGGAGGCGGGCACAGGCCGGGAGACGGTTGAAAAGCTTGCCACTGAGGTTTTCGACGTGTTGATACTGGACATGATGCTTCCCGACATGTCCGGCATTCAAGCCTTGCAGGCGGGGAAAGCCGCCGGGTTGAACAAGGATATCCATGTAATCATGGTGACCGGTGAGTCGGACAAGGACACGGTTCAGAAAGCCATCAAGCTGGGGGTGAAAGGATACATCATAAAAACCTTGACCACCGAAGACCTTGGCGAAAAGGTGAGAGGTAACCTGGAGCGGCTTTATACGCCAAAGCCCCCCTCCCAGGATTAG